One window of the Candidatus Saccharibacteria bacterium genome contains the following:
- the dnaA gene encoding chromosomal replication initiator protein DnaA codes for MNAVDYDRLWQTVLGDIEISLSRANYVTWFKNTRLIDFADGVATIGVQNVFIKQQLERKYADVISASLEKNDVHTSGIVFKIQASAPRSRETDERAVFQQIEKARMVPSPGNGQHRTASPLTHTYRQGLNEKYRFENFIVGSGNELAYAACQAVAADPGKKYNPLFLYGGAGIGKTHLIQAVGTAVLANRPGSHVVYVSSEQFVQEFVDALRFKKNTDFADYYRSADVLIVDDVQFLAGKEKIQEEFFHTFNALHQANKQIIISSDKPPREIPTLEERLRSRFVWGMSIDMQNPDFETRCAIIQSKAEEKNTVLPSDVVEYLSTQFQTNIRELEGALNQVLAFCEMRDLSPNLAIVSGLLGSSKSRPKHLSARQIVERCAKYYQIPLEDIMGPKRDKDIVVPRQVAMYLLRSELHLSFPKIALELGRKDHTTAIHSVEKIEKETDFDPSIRTALAEIKERLYA; via the coding sequence ATGAATGCTGTCGATTATGACCGGCTGTGGCAAACTGTTTTGGGTGACATAGAAATTTCTCTTTCGCGAGCAAATTACGTCACCTGGTTTAAAAATACCCGACTGATTGATTTTGCTGATGGAGTCGCAACCATTGGAGTGCAGAATGTGTTTATCAAACAGCAACTCGAACGAAAGTATGCCGATGTCATATCGGCTTCGTTAGAAAAAAATGACGTCCACACATCTGGGATTGTATTTAAAATCCAAGCTAGTGCACCCCGGTCTCGCGAGACAGACGAACGGGCAGTATTTCAACAAATAGAAAAAGCCCGGATGGTTCCCAGCCCAGGCAATGGGCAACACCGAACCGCAAGCCCCCTCACGCATACTTACCGCCAGGGCCTTAACGAGAAATATCGGTTCGAGAACTTCATTGTCGGGTCTGGTAATGAACTCGCATATGCGGCCTGCCAAGCGGTTGCCGCTGACCCCGGGAAAAAATATAATCCTTTGTTTTTATATGGCGGCGCGGGAATCGGGAAAACCCACCTCATCCAGGCGGTCGGAACCGCCGTACTCGCAAACCGCCCAGGCTCACACGTTGTGTATGTGTCGAGCGAACAGTTTGTGCAAGAGTTTGTAGATGCGCTCCGGTTCAAAAAAAATACCGACTTTGCTGACTACTATAGAAGCGCAGATGTTCTGATTGTTGATGATGTACAGTTTTTAGCAGGTAAAGAAAAAATACAAGAGGAGTTTTTTCACACCTTTAACGCGCTCCACCAGGCAAATAAGCAGATAATTATTAGTAGCGACAAACCACCCCGCGAGATTCCGACGCTTGAAGAGCGACTGCGGAGTCGCTTTGTATGGGGCATGAGTATAGATATGCAAAACCCCGACTTCGAAACCCGCTGTGCCATCATCCAGTCTAAGGCCGAGGAAAAAAACACTGTTTTGCCAAGCGATGTCGTTGAATACCTTTCAACACAGTTTCAGACAAATATTCGGGAGTTAGAGGGCGCACTCAATCAAGTCCTCGCGTTTTGTGAAATGCGCGACCTTTCACCAAACCTTGCGATTGTGAGTGGCTTACTGGGTTCTTCAAAAAGCCGACCTAAGCATCTGAGCGCCCGGCAAATCGTTGAGCGCTGCGCCAAATACTACCAAATACCACTCGAGGATATTATGGGACCAAAACGAGATAAAGACATTGTGGTTCCTAGGCAAGTTGCGATGTACCTTCTTCGTAGCGAACTCCATTTGAGCTTCCCAAAGATAGCGTTGGAGCTAGGCAGAAAAGACCATACAACAGCAATCCATTCTGTAGAAAAAATAGAGAAAGAAACTGATTTTGACCCGTCTATTCGTACGGCTTTAGCCGAAATTAAGGAGCGCCTATATGCTTAG
- the rpmH gene encoding 50S ribosomal protein L34, whose amino-acid sequence MPKRTYQPKKRHRAKEHGFIKRMASRAGRAVLKRRRNKGRAQLTR is encoded by the coding sequence ATGCCAAAACGAACCTACCAACCAAAAAAACGACACCGCGCCAAAGAGCACGGTTTTATAAAAAGAATGGCCTCGCGAGCGGGCCGCGCAGTGCTAAAGCGCCGCCGCAACAAGGGCCGCGCACAACTTACTCGATAA
- the rnpA gene encoding ribonuclease P protein component, translating to MLRKENRFHGSRGVRLTYRGKQVRGRLLSLRYSKRSEAGYRVVVVVSRKVSKSAVIRNRIRRRVYELVRSQFQGAVEGYDFVLSVYDISLATMTPPKLRSELQGVLSKALPARFTREERGIVEGQKE from the coding sequence ATGCTGCGCAAAGAGAATCGTTTTCATGGTTCCAGGGGTGTGCGGCTAACGTATCGCGGTAAACAAGTTCGCGGAAGGCTTTTATCGCTGCGCTACAGCAAAAGAAGCGAAGCGGGATACCGGGTTGTTGTGGTGGTTAGTCGCAAGGTCAGCAAGTCGGCGGTTATACGAAACCGAATTCGTCGGCGCGTGTACGAGCTGGTGCGTTCACAGTTTCAGGGCGCAGTGGAGGGGTACGATTTCGTACTCAGTGTCTACGACATCTCCCTAGCCACAATGACGCCACCCAAGTTACGCAGTGAGCTTCAGGGGGTGTTGTCAAAAGCACTGCCGGCGCGGTTTACCCGAGAAGAACGTGGTATAGTAGAGGGGCAAAAGGAGTAG
- a CDS encoding membrane protein insertase YidC, whose product MFTDFVVQPIFNLLVLIYAIIPGHNFGLAIIVFTVVIRLFMWPLVKKQLRQTKITRQLQPELKRIKKEAKGDRQREAQMMMELYKERGVNPFGAFPTLIVQMIVLIGLYMGLIKVIKDPNQIVQFAYAPLQNLPWMEHLAGNIKAFDNSLFGVIDLSKVAINSQGTYVPALVLVLLSAGIQFLTSRQLMPTDKEARKLRHILKAAGDGQQADQAEVSAAVGRSMQYVIPFMVFFFTINLAAALSLYWFTGGVVAYLQQKKALEDDAEQLVEAAESDKPLKTERGSKISYSSTPEAEIVTTTTKQIRTKTSKKSKKKRR is encoded by the coding sequence ATGTTTACGGATTTTGTTGTCCAGCCCATTTTTAATTTGCTCGTACTTATTTATGCGATTATACCCGGGCACAATTTTGGTTTAGCAATCATAGTATTTACCGTGGTTATTAGGCTCTTTATGTGGCCGCTCGTAAAGAAGCAGCTAAGGCAGACGAAGATAACTCGCCAGCTTCAGCCAGAGCTCAAGCGCATCAAAAAAGAGGCGAAGGGTGACCGACAGCGTGAAGCTCAGATGATGATGGAGTTGTACAAAGAGCGCGGTGTTAACCCATTTGGTGCATTTCCAACGCTGATTGTCCAAATGATTGTACTCATAGGGCTATACATGGGCCTCATTAAGGTCATAAAAGACCCTAACCAAATTGTGCAGTTTGCGTATGCGCCGCTGCAAAACCTACCCTGGATGGAGCACTTGGCTGGCAATATTAAGGCCTTCGATAACTCGCTCTTTGGTGTTATTGACCTTTCCAAGGTTGCTATCAACAGCCAAGGTACGTATGTTCCGGCGCTCGTTCTTGTGCTGCTCAGTGCCGGCATACAGTTCCTTACCAGCCGCCAGCTAATGCCGACAGACAAAGAGGCGCGAAAGCTCCGACATATTTTGAAAGCTGCAGGCGACGGTCAACAGGCCGACCAGGCAGAAGTAAGCGCCGCTGTCGGGCGAAGCATGCAGTACGTTATTCCTTTTATGGTGTTTTTCTTTACCATCAACCTCGCGGCCGCCCTTAGTCTGTACTGGTTCACTGGCGGTGTGGTGGCGTATTTGCAGCAGAAAAAGGCGCTCGAAGATGATGCCGAGCAGCTTGTTGAGGCGGCCGAGTCTGACAAGCCGCTTAAAACCGAGCGCGGCAGTAAAATATCCTATTCATCTACCCCTGAAGCAGAAATAGTTACTACAACCACAAAACAAATACGCACAAAAACCTCCAAAAAGTCTAAGAAGAAACGGAGGTAA
- a CDS encoding KH domain-containing protein — MNNDVEAAIQYAKKYLEDLLSFYGLNTDVYATTEDNEVIELNIPSTHLNGFLIGQRGETMRSMQFLVSSALKNQNYTLCRVNVDVAEYKKQRADRLAETVEGWVKKVKETGESFEVKPMNAADRRTVHRVASEAGLASDSVGEGRDRHIVLKLAD; from the coding sequence ATGAATAATGACGTTGAAGCGGCAATCCAGTACGCCAAGAAGTACCTGGAAGATTTGTTGTCGTTTTACGGCCTAAACACGGACGTGTACGCGACCACAGAGGACAATGAAGTAATAGAGCTAAACATACCATCTACCCACCTCAATGGCTTCTTGATTGGCCAGCGCGGTGAAACCATGCGCTCTATGCAGTTTTTGGTCAGCAGCGCACTCAAGAACCAAAACTATACGTTGTGTCGGGTAAATGTAGACGTTGCCGAGTACAAGAAGCAACGCGCCGACCGCCTCGCCGAGACCGTAGAGGGGTGGGTAAAGAAAGTGAAAGAAACAGGCGAGTCGTTTGAGGTAAAGCCCATGAACGCCGCCGACCGCCGCACCGTACACAGGGTGGCGTCCGAGGCAGGACTAGCTAGCGACTCTGTTGGCGAGGGCCGTGACCGTCACATTGTCCTCAAACTCGCCGATTAG